A genomic window from Lotus japonicus ecotype B-129 chromosome 1, LjGifu_v1.2 includes:
- the LOC130728722 gene encoding protein trichome birefringence-like 19 — protein MRFQSIQLINGKHPSGNTKISVTLLSFALILIMSPFFLMKYPHQSSSPKIYPSNLNLNLNHPDIKGYCNIFSGEWVPYSKGPYYYNETCHYLIDQQNCIKFGRPDRDFLKWRWQPYECELPPFDATHFLKLVRGKSMAFLGDSVGRNQMNSLLCLLNQVAGPEDISKRYTTDAIYFRRWFYPDYNFTLATLWSPFLVKATDADLNGHSNTSLMHLHLDKADEAWVSEIENFDFVIISAGQWFFRPLVFIENNGQIVGCHKCGQNDIKPLTHYYGYSKAFRTTFRTIVNLKRYKGVTILRTFSPAHFENGDWNKGGSCERTKPYTKEEVNFDGYIFETYRTQVEEFRKAEKRARKKGLKFLMMNVTEIMLRRPDGHPNNFVYGHSKDKNVTFNDCVHWCLPGPIDTWNEFLLYMLKMESQKPLVSTLQRFV, from the exons ATGAGATTTCAATCCATACAACTTATCAATGGGAAGCACCCATCAGGAAACACTAAAATAAGTGTTACCCTGCTTTCATTTGCTTTGATTCTTATCATGTCTCCATTTTTTCTCATGAAATACCCACATCAATCATCATCTCCTAAGATTTATCCTAgcaatttgaatttgaacctGAACCACCCAGATATAAAAGGATATTGCAACATCTTCTCTGGAGAATGGGTTCCTTATAGTAAAGGACCTTATTATTATAATGAGACTTGCCATTATCTAATAGACCAGCAGAATTGCATAAAGTTTGGGAGACCTGACAGAGACTTCCTCAAATGGAGGTGGCAACCTTATGAATGTGAGCTCCCACCATTTGATGCAACTCATTTCTTGAAGCTTGTAAGAGGAAAGTCTATGGCCTTTCTTGGAGACTCGGTGGGAAGAAACCAGATGAATTCATTGTTGTGCCTCCTAAATCAA GTTGCTGGTCCTGAGGACATTTCAAAGAGATACACAACAGATGCCATTTATTTCCGAAGGTGGTTCTATCCTGATTACAATTTCACCCTCGCAACACTCTGGTCCCCATTCTTAGTGAAAGCCACTGATGCTGACCTTAATGGTCATTCCAACACCAGCCTCATGCACTTGCATCTTGATAAGGCAGATGAAGCATGGGTCAGTGAGATTGAGAATTTTGATTTTGTCATCATCTCAGCTGGCCAATGGTTCTTCAGGCCACTTGTGTTCATTGAAAATAATGGCCAAATTGTTGGGTGCCACAAATGTGGACAAAATGACATAAAACCTCTCACTCACTACTATGGATACAGCAAAGCATTCAGAACTACATTCAGAACAATTGTGAATCTCAAAAGGTATAAAGGGGTGACAATTTTAAGAACATTCTCTCCAGCACACTTTGAAAATGGTGATTGGAACAAAGGTGGGAGTTGTGAGAGGACAAAGCCTTATACAAAAGAAGAAGTGAATTTTGATGGGTATATTTTTGAGACATATAGGACTCAAGTGGAGGAATTTAGaaaagcagagaagagagcaaGGAAGAAGGGTTTGAAGTTTCTGATGATGAATGTAACTGAGATTATGCTTAGGAGGCCTGATGGACATCCTAATAACTTTGTGTATGGACATTCTAAGGACAAAAATGTGACATTTAATGATTGTGTTCATTGGTGCTTGCCTGGCCCTATTGACACATGGAATGAGTTTTTGCTCTACATGTTGAAAATGGAAAGTCAGAAACCTTTGGTTTCAACTTTACAGAGATTTGTCtag
- the LOC130728723 gene encoding proline-rich receptor-like protein kinase PERK8, producing MASTILNPPLVASTLSPNASPSAVPPVSAGVLSPPPPSSSTPPSPPTSQPNGTSNSPAPSSPSVPSAPPPVTPPPSPPLSPPPVSTPPPASSPPSPPASPPPASPPPPIATSPPPPATTSPPPAETSPSVPNLSPPPPAAGSPPPQSSEAPPTQPISPSPPPPANVARPPSTNSPPAPEAKPPKRSPSPPVHASPPSVSQSPPSPSTDVPPPSTLPSTPSTDVPPPSVPSGSSPPVSLPDPPTNRTSAGGPAVSLPSIPTEKPTARPTNDGTNNVASNTTPSPSRGLSTGGAAAIGVVVGFIVLSLLVMAVWFVQKKKKKETESRGGYAIPSPFASSQNSGTVFLRPQSPANFIGSASGNDYAYSPSEPGGASGSRSWFTYEELTQATNGFSAKNMLGEGGFGCVYKGLLIDGREVAVKQLKVGGGQGEREFRAEVEIISRVHHRHLVSLVGYCIAEHQRLLVYDFVSNDTLHYHLHDENRPVLDWPTRVKVAAGAARGIAYLHEDCHPRIIHRDIKSSNILLDHNFEAQVSDFGLAKLALDTNTHITTRVMGTFGYMAPEYATSGKLTEKSDVYSFGVVLLELITGRKPVDASQPIGDESLVEWARPLLTEALENEDFDILVDPRLGKNYDKNEMFRMIEAAAACVRHSSVKRPRMSQVVRALDSLDEFLDLNNGMKPGQSSVFDSAQQSAQIRMFRRMAFGSQDNSTFFNETQSSWRSRDQDSTTVFPQNKSGSWNV from the exons ATGGCTTCAACCATCCTAAACCCTCCACTTGTTGCTTCAACCCTTTCTCCAAATGCTTCCCCTTCTGCAGTGCCTCCAGTATCTGCTGGTGTTTTATCACcacctcctccttcatcttccaCACCACCATCTCCTCCCACTTCTCAGCCCAATGGAACATCCAATTCCCCTGCTCCTTCATCTCCTTCTGTCCCTTCAGCTCCACCTCCTGTaacacctcctccttctccacccCTTTCTCCTCCACCGGTATCTACGCCACCTCCGGCTTCTTCCCCTCCTTCACCACCGGCTTCTCCACCACCTgcatctccaccaccaccaattgCAACATCACCCCCACCACCAGCTACCACTTCCCCTCCTCCAGCTgagacttcaccttctgttccAAATTTGTCCCCACCACCTCCAGCAGCTGGTTCCCCTCCTCCTCAATCCTCAGAGGCACCTCCCACTCAACCGATTTCGccatctcctcctcctccagcTAATGTGGCAAGGCCACCATCCACAAATTCCCCTCCTGCACCAGAGGCAAAGCCTCCTAAACGTTCCCCTTCACCGCCTGTACATGCATCCCCTCCATCAGTTTCTCAatctcctccttctccttccactGATGTTCCCCCTCCATCCACATTGCCATCAACTCCTTCCACTGATGTTCCTCCTCCTTCAGTCCCTTCAGGCTCTTCACCTCCAGTTTCTTTGCCTGACCCCCCAACTAATAGAACATCAGCTGGGGGACCAGCTGTTTCTCTTCCCTCTATACCAACTGAGAAACCCACTGCTAGACCAACTAATGACGGCACTAATAATGTAGCCTCAAACACCACGCCTTCACCTTCAAGAGGGTTAAGTACTGGAGGAGCTGCGGCTATTGGCGTTGTAGTTGGTTTTATCGTCCTTAGCCTTCTTGTTATGGCTGTGTGGTTTGtacagaaaaagaagaagaaggaaacagAATCAAGGGGTGGTTATGCTATACCTTCTCCATTTGCCTCATCTCAAAATTCAG GTACTGTGTTCTTGAGGCCACAATCTCCTGCCAACTTTATAGGTAGTGCCTCTGGTAATGATTACGCATATTCCCCATCAGAGCCAGGTGGAGCAAGTGGTTCAAGATCATGGTTCACATATGAAGAACTTACACAAGCTACCAATGGGTTTTCTGCTAAAAATATGTTGGGAGAGGGTGGATTTGGTTGTGTCTACAAAGGTTTGCTAATTGATGGAAGAGAAGTGGCTGTTAAACAGCTCAAAGTTGGTGGTGGGCAAGGGGAACGTGAATTCAGGGCAGAAGTTGAGATTATTAGCCGTGTACATCATCGTCATCTGGTTTCCTTGGTGGGTTACTGTATAGCTGAACATCAAAGGTTGCTTGTCTACGATTTTGTTTCCAACGATACTCTTCATTACCATCTGCATG ATGAAAACAGACCAGTTCTGGATTGGCCTACAAGAGTCAAGGTTGCTGCTGGTGCTGCTCGTGGAATAGCGTACCTACATGAAGACT gCCATCCACGCATTATTCATCGAGACATTAAGTCATCAAACATCCTTCTTGATCACAACTTTGAAGCTCAA GTTTCAGACTTCGGGCTTGCAAAATTGGCATTGGATACAAATACACATATAACAACACGTGTGATGGGAACCTTTGG GTACATGGCACCAGAATATGCAACAAGTGGGAAATTGACTGAAAAGTCCGACGTATATTCCTTTGGGGTTGTGCTTCTGGAGCTAATTACAGGTCGGAAACCTGTAGATGCCTCTCAGCCAATCGGTGATGAGAGCTTGGTTGAATGG GCCCGGCCTCTGTTGACTGAAGCGCTTGAAAACGAGGACTTTGACATTTTGGTGGAtccaagactaggaaagaactATGACAAAAATGAGATGTTTCGGATGATTGAGGCGGCTGCAGCCTGCGTGCGCCATTCTTCAGTTAAGAGGCCGCGGATGAGTCAG GTAGTGAGAGCTTTAGATTCCTTAGATGAGTTTTTAGATCTCAACAACGGAATGAAACCCGGGCAGAGTTCAGTGTTTGATTCTGCACAACAATCTGCACAAATCAGAATGTTTAGGAGGATGGCTTTTGGTAGCCAAGATAATTCCACTTTCTTCAATGAGACTCAGAGTAGTTGGAGGAGCAGAGATCAGGACTCAACAACTGTATTCCCCCAAAACAAATCCGGCTCTTGGAACGTTTGA